The following are encoded in a window of Staphylospora marina genomic DNA:
- a CDS encoding PrkA family serine protein kinase, with protein sequence MDILKRIAEHRQREKELMWEGTFAEYLEIVKKNPQVAQTAHSRVYNMIAKAGIETDANGRKKYLFFSRELFGLDRAIERLVEEYFQAAARRLDVRKRVLLLMGPVSGGKSTIVTLLKRGLEEYSRTPEGALYAIKDCPMQEEPLNLIPRELREDFEKEFGVKVEGNLCPACRFRLKEEYDGRIEDVIVKRVFLSEDDRVGIGTFSPSDPKSQDIADLTGSIDFATITEYGSESDPRAYRFDGELNKANRGLMEFQEMLKCDEKFLWNLLSLTQEGNFKAGRFALISADEVIVAHTNEAEYKSFIANKKNEALQSRIIVMPIPYNLSVTEEEKIYRKLIKQSDLAHVHIAPHSLRTAAIFSILTRLKESKKQGVDLLKKMRLYDGETVEGMKDIDIEELRNEHLDEGMSGIDPRYVINRISSALIRREKEFINALDILRSLKDGLDQHPSITPEERAKYLHFISLARKEYDEIAKKEVQKAFVYSYEESAKTLMENYLDNVEAYCNWQKIRDPITGEELEPDERLMRSIEEQIGISENAKKAFREEILIRISAYARKGKKFDYNSHERLREAIQKKLFADLKDVVKITTTTKTPDENQLKKINEVIARLVEEYGYTPASANELLRYVGSLLNR encoded by the coding sequence ATGGACATCCTCAAGCGGATCGCCGAGCATCGTCAGCGCGAAAAGGAACTCATGTGGGAAGGAACCTTCGCCGAATATCTCGAGATTGTGAAAAAGAATCCGCAAGTGGCACAAACCGCTCACTCCCGCGTTTACAATATGATCGCCAAAGCGGGCATCGAAACGGATGCGAACGGACGCAAAAAATACCTGTTCTTCAGCCGGGAGCTGTTCGGCCTGGACCGGGCGATCGAGCGACTGGTGGAAGAATACTTCCAGGCTGCCGCACGGCGTCTGGACGTGCGCAAACGGGTCCTGCTCCTGATGGGACCGGTCAGCGGAGGAAAATCCACGATCGTCACCCTGCTCAAACGGGGACTGGAGGAGTATTCCCGCACTCCCGAGGGCGCTCTTTACGCCATCAAGGACTGCCCGATGCAAGAGGAGCCGCTCAACCTGATTCCCCGGGAGCTCAGGGAGGACTTCGAAAAGGAATTCGGGGTCAAAGTGGAAGGAAACCTGTGTCCCGCGTGTCGCTTCCGCCTCAAAGAAGAATATGACGGGCGGATCGAAGATGTGATTGTGAAAAGGGTGTTCCTGTCGGAAGACGATCGGGTCGGGATCGGAACGTTCAGCCCGTCGGATCCCAAGTCCCAGGACATCGCCGATTTGACGGGGAGCATCGACTTCGCCACGATCACCGAGTACGGATCCGAATCCGATCCCCGCGCCTATCGCTTCGACGGAGAACTCAACAAGGCCAACCGCGGGCTCATGGAGTTCCAGGAAATGCTCAAGTGCGACGAAAAATTCCTGTGGAACCTCTTGTCGCTGACCCAGGAAGGGAACTTCAAGGCCGGTCGCTTTGCACTCATTTCCGCGGACGAAGTGATCGTGGCCCACACGAACGAAGCGGAATACAAATCGTTCATCGCCAACAAGAAAAACGAAGCGCTCCAGTCGCGGATCATCGTCATGCCCATCCCCTACAACCTCAGCGTCACCGAAGAGGAAAAGATTTATCGCAAACTGATCAAGCAAAGCGATCTCGCCCACGTTCACATCGCCCCCCATTCCCTGCGAACGGCCGCCATTTTCAGCATTCTGACCCGTCTCAAAGAATCGAAGAAACAGGGCGTCGATCTTCTGAAGAAAATGCGCCTGTACGACGGAGAAACCGTGGAAGGCATGAAGGACATCGACATCGAGGAACTGCGGAACGAGCATCTGGATGAGGGCATGAGCGGCATCGATCCCCGTTATGTCATCAATCGCATTTCCAGTGCCTTGATCCGCAGGGAAAAAGAGTTCATCAACGCGCTGGACATTCTCCGCTCGTTGAAAGACGGATTGGATCAACATCCGTCCATCACGCCGGAGGAACGGGCCAAATATCTCCATTTCATCTCGCTGGCCCGGAAGGAGTACGACGAAATCGCCAAAAAAGAGGTGCAGAAGGCGTTTGTCTACTCCTATGAGGAATCGGCGAAAACCCTGATGGAAAATTATCTGGACAACGTCGAAGCATACTGCAACTGGCAGAAAATCCGCGACCCGATCACCGGCGAGGAACTGGAGCCGGACGAAAGGCTGATGCGTTCCATCGAAGAACAGATCGGCATTTCCGAAAACGCCAAAAAAGCGTTCCGTGAGGAAATCCTGATCCGCATCTCCGCTTACGCACGCAAAGGCAAAAAATTCGACTACAACTCCCATGAGCGTTTGCGGGAGGCCATCCAGAAAAAACTGTTTGCCGACCTGAAAGACGTCGTCAAGATCACCACGACCACCAAAACGCCGGACGAGAACCAACTCAAGAAGATCAACGAAGTGATCGCCCGTCTGGTGGAAGAGTACGGTTACACCCCGGCCAGTGCGAACGAGCTCCTGCGCTATGTGGGGAGCTTGCTGAACCGGTGA
- a CDS encoding HAD family hydrolase codes for MIKACLFDLDGTLLPVDTEGFVHVYLNALAPYVSRVIPPDKLVPAVWQATMTMIRDTRADLRNEEVFEREFLRITGLEKDRIWPLFDRFYAEEFPKLREHCGQDPFARRVVEAALEKGLKVAVATNPVFPESAIRERLRWAGVGDLPVDFVTTFENSRFCKPLPEYYLDVAEKLGVRPEECVMVGNDMQEDMVASTLGMRTFYVDRYRIDRGAPTYEVNQEGSLADLLRSIREGSGVFDLIS; via the coding sequence ATGATCAAAGCCTGTTTGTTTGACCTGGACGGTACGTTGCTTCCGGTCGACACCGAAGGGTTTGTCCATGTCTATCTGAACGCGCTGGCTCCTTACGTCTCCCGGGTCATTCCGCCGGACAAGCTGGTCCCGGCGGTTTGGCAGGCCACGATGACCATGATCCGGGACACCCGGGCCGATCTCAGAAACGAAGAGGTGTTTGAACGGGAATTCCTGCGCATCACCGGACTTGAAAAAGATCGGATCTGGCCGCTGTTTGACCGGTTTTACGCCGAAGAATTTCCGAAGCTCCGCGAACATTGCGGACAGGATCCGTTCGCGCGCCGGGTGGTGGAGGCCGCGCTGGAGAAGGGGCTCAAAGTGGCCGTTGCCACCAATCCCGTTTTTCCCGAATCGGCCATCCGGGAGCGTCTCCGCTGGGCGGGGGTGGGCGATTTGCCCGTTGATTTCGTCACCACGTTTGAAAATTCCCGGTTCTGCAAACCGCTTCCGGAGTATTATCTGGATGTGGCGGAGAAGCTCGGGGTCCGTCCGGAAGAATGTGTGATGGTGGGCAACGACATGCAGGAAGACATGGTGGCGTCCACGTTGGGGATGCGCACGTTTTATGTGGACCGATACCGGATCGACCGGGGGGCTCCGACGTATGAGGTGAACCAGGAGGGAAGCCTTGCGGACCTCCTGCGCTCGATTCGTGAAGGCAGCGGCGTATTTGATTTGATTTCCTGA
- the trmL gene encoding tRNA (uridine(34)/cytosine(34)/5-carboxymethylaminomethyluridine(34)-2'-O)-methyltransferase TrmL — translation MPFHIVLVEPEIPPNTGNVARTCSVTGCTLHLVHPLGFKIDDTKLKRAGLDYWHELNIEHHQSFEELMAKYPDGRFFCSTTKASRHYTEFEYREGDFFVFGKETSGLPDRILEAHKNTLIRIPMRPNTRSLNLSNSVAVVVFEAFRQNGFFGLV, via the coding sequence GTGCCATTTCACATCGTGCTGGTTGAACCGGAGATTCCGCCGAACACAGGCAACGTGGCACGCACCTGTTCCGTGACCGGGTGCACGCTTCATCTGGTTCATCCGCTCGGTTTCAAAATCGATGACACCAAACTGAAGCGGGCCGGGCTGGATTATTGGCATGAGCTGAACATCGAACACCATCAATCGTTTGAAGAATTGATGGCCAAATATCCGGACGGCCGCTTTTTTTGTTCCACCACCAAGGCGAGCAGACATTACACGGAGTTTGAGTATCGCGAAGGGGATTTTTTCGTGTTCGGAAAGGAGACGTCCGGCTTGCCGGACCGCATCCTGGAGGCTCACAAAAACACCTTGATCCGCATTCCGATGCGCCCGAACACCCGCTCCCTCAATCTGTCCAACTCGGTGGCCGTTGTCGTCTTTGAAGCGTTCCGGCAGAACGGCTTCTTCGGACTGGTCTGA
- a CDS encoding amidase domain-containing protein, with translation MAYDPEKAVRYADRWWNKRNPAYPAFTDDCTNFISQCLHEGGLPMTRGWWCRRRGKRFTWSFSWAVAHSFYLLLNGGGPTGNVRKAASAFDLRPGDVICYDFEGDGRWNHNVIVTAIDADGAPLVNAHTNDSFRRRWEYRDSAAWTPNTRYAFFRIA, from the coding sequence ATGGCCTATGACCCGGAAAAAGCCGTCCGGTATGCCGATCGCTGGTGGAACAAGCGAAACCCGGCCTATCCGGCTTTCACGGACGATTGCACCAATTTCATCTCCCAGTGTCTCCATGAAGGCGGTCTTCCCATGACGAGAGGTTGGTGGTGCCGGAGGAGAGGCAAGCGATTCACGTGGAGCTTCAGTTGGGCGGTGGCACACAGTTTTTATCTCCTGCTGAACGGAGGCGGACCGACGGGAAACGTGCGAAAAGCGGCCTCTGCCTTTGATTTGCGGCCCGGTGACGTGATTTGCTATGACTTTGAAGGGGACGGCAGGTGGAACCACAATGTCATCGTCACCGCCATCGATGCGGACGGCGCGCCGCTGGTGAATGCCCATACCAACGACAGTTTTCGCAGACGCTGGGAATACCGGGATTCGGCGGCATGGACACCGAACACCCGCTATGCGTTTTTCCGGATCGCATGA
- a CDS encoding ABC-ATPase domain-containing protein has protein sequence MKKLEDILRRIDGKGYKAYKDIEGVWRFPSFTLYIDHVQGDPFASPTRIRVRMPMGLAAYPGEWRETPRRKIALEDWLTRKWARLLDAEARRVGTGKSGMISIDRPGQEIIQRSSVNVCSDSVEARLEIGLPARGRTVLGREAARMLLEVLPACAERAFFLSEKDKESVRRRMELTDNQEAIREEMRRRGWVAFIADGAVLPRESGASDRPMKGGDVIRFASPESMRVSVSVPHGTPVSGMAVPKGITLIVGGGYHGKSTLLKAIERGVYDHVEGDGREYVLTDRDAVKIRAEDGRSVKNVNISPFINNLPFKRDTRSFSTDDASGSTSQAAAIMEALEAGASCLLIDEDTSATNFMIRDARMQALVAKEKEPITPFVDKVRQLYDEHGVSCILVLGGSGDYFGVADKVILMDHYRPVDVTTRAHEIAREFGDRRHAEGGDRFGEVTDRRVRPDGFDARRGSREKVDAKGLHTILYGTEPIDLSGLEQLVHPSQTRALAWMIKRIAERADGKVTLREWIDRLTAETAEQGLETISPFRGHPGNLAMPRKHELAGAINRLRTLSVQRGDSR, from the coding sequence ATGAAGAAGCTGGAAGACATCCTGAGACGGATTGACGGAAAAGGATACAAAGCATACAAGGACATTGAAGGCGTTTGGAGATTCCCTTCGTTCACGCTGTACATCGATCACGTGCAGGGGGATCCGTTCGCATCGCCCACGAGAATCCGTGTGCGCATGCCGATGGGTCTTGCCGCTTATCCCGGGGAATGGCGGGAGACTCCCCGGCGAAAAATCGCCTTGGAAGACTGGCTCACCCGTAAATGGGCTCGCTTGTTGGATGCCGAAGCGAGAAGAGTCGGAACCGGCAAGAGCGGGATGATCAGCATCGATCGCCCGGGGCAGGAAATCATTCAGAGAAGTTCCGTGAACGTCTGCTCCGACAGTGTGGAAGCCCGGTTGGAAATCGGACTTCCCGCCCGCGGACGGACGGTGCTCGGCCGGGAAGCCGCACGCATGCTGTTGGAAGTGCTGCCCGCCTGTGCGGAGCGGGCCTTTTTCCTGTCGGAGAAAGACAAAGAGTCCGTTCGCCGGAGGATGGAGCTCACCGACAATCAGGAAGCGATTCGCGAAGAAATGCGCAGACGGGGATGGGTGGCGTTCATCGCGGACGGGGCCGTTCTGCCCAGGGAGAGCGGGGCCAGTGACCGTCCGATGAAAGGCGGCGACGTCATCCGGTTTGCGTCGCCGGAGTCCATGCGGGTGAGCGTGTCCGTTCCGCACGGCACACCCGTGAGCGGAATGGCCGTTCCCAAAGGCATCACGTTGATTGTCGGCGGGGGATACCACGGAAAAAGCACGCTGCTGAAAGCGATCGAGCGCGGGGTGTACGACCACGTCGAAGGGGACGGACGGGAATATGTACTGACGGACCGGGATGCGGTGAAGATCCGCGCCGAAGACGGCCGGTCCGTGAAAAACGTGAACATTTCCCCGTTTATCAACAACCTCCCCTTCAAGCGGGATACCCGATCCTTTTCCACGGATGATGCCAGCGGAAGCACATCGCAGGCGGCGGCCATCATGGAAGCGTTGGAAGCGGGAGCTTCCTGTCTCCTGATCGACGAAGATACCAGTGCCACCAACTTCATGATCCGCGACGCCCGCATGCAGGCGCTGGTGGCGAAAGAAAAAGAGCCGATCACTCCGTTCGTGGACAAGGTGCGGCAACTGTATGACGAACACGGGGTTTCCTGCATTCTCGTGCTGGGAGGATCGGGAGATTATTTCGGGGTGGCCGACAAGGTCATTTTGATGGATCATTATCGTCCCGTGGACGTGACGACGCGTGCGCATGAGATTGCCCGCGAATTCGGAGATCGCCGCCATGCCGAAGGAGGAGACCGATTCGGGGAAGTGACCGACCGACGCGTTCGGCCGGACGGTTTTGACGCCAGACGGGGTTCCCGTGAAAAAGTGGATGCCAAAGGGCTTCACACCATTTTGTACGGCACGGAGCCGATCGATTTGTCGGGATTGGAACAGCTGGTCCATCCCTCGCAGACCCGTGCGCTCGCCTGGATGATCAAACGAATCGCCGAGCGCGCCGACGGAAAAGTCACATTGCGGGAGTGGATCGACAGATTGACGGCGGAAACGGCCGAACAGGGTCTGGAAACGATCTCTCCGTTCAGGGGACACCCGGGCAATTTGGCGATGCCCCGCAAGCATGAACTGGCCGGTGCCATCAACCGGTTGCGAACACTGTCCGTTCAGAGAGGGGATTCGCGGTGA
- the rnhA gene encoding ribonuclease HI, which translates to MKEVIIYTDGACSHNPGPGGWAAVLLYKGHKREISGGEPETTNNRMELTAVIKALELLKEPCRVKLHSDSAYIVNCFQQKWHEKWERNGWMTSGKKPVENKDLWQRLLALTRKHQVEFIKVKGHSDVELNNRCDELARAAVPGQ; encoded by the coding sequence GTGAAAGAAGTGATCATCTATACGGACGGCGCCTGCTCTCACAATCCCGGCCCCGGCGGATGGGCGGCCGTTCTTCTGTACAAAGGCCACAAACGGGAAATTTCCGGCGGAGAGCCCGAGACCACCAACAACCGGATGGAATTGACCGCGGTCATCAAGGCCCTGGAGCTGCTCAAAGAACCGTGCCGGGTCAAACTTCATTCCGACAGCGCCTACATCGTCAACTGTTTTCAGCAGAAGTGGCATGAGAAATGGGAACGGAACGGGTGGATGACATCGGGCAAAAAGCCGGTGGAAAACAAAGACCTGTGGCAGCGTCTGCTGGCGTTGACGCGCAAACATCAAGTCGAATTCATCAAAGTGAAAGGGCACAGTGACGTGGAACTGAACAACCGGTGCGATGAACTGGCCCGGGCGGCCGTTCCCGGGCAGTGA
- a CDS encoding methylated-DNA--[protein]-cysteine S-methyltransferase, with translation MSTGSQTIAWSQMESPIGTLTLALSRKGLCHLTFNRPNAPLAGLTVWFNQWYRNPRLERNDRELEPVVKQLDEYFNKERFHFELPLDFCGTPFQKLVWKELTNIPYGEVRSYKDVAQAIGAPKAVRAIGGANNKNPISIIVPCHRVIGANGSLVGYGGGLHIKEYLLTLEGWLKQESL, from the coding sequence ATGTCCACAGGGTCACAGACCATCGCTTGGAGCCAGATGGAAAGTCCGATTGGAACACTGACGCTTGCCCTCAGCCGAAAGGGGCTTTGCCATTTGACTTTCAATCGGCCGAATGCGCCGCTGGCGGGGCTGACAGTGTGGTTTAACCAGTGGTACCGCAACCCGCGTCTGGAACGGAATGACCGGGAACTGGAACCGGTCGTGAAACAATTGGATGAATATTTCAACAAAGAGCGTTTTCACTTCGAACTTCCTCTGGACTTTTGCGGCACCCCTTTTCAAAAACTCGTTTGGAAGGAATTGACGAACATTCCGTACGGGGAAGTTCGCTCCTACAAGGACGTGGCACAGGCCATCGGGGCGCCCAAAGCCGTCAGGGCGATCGGCGGGGCCAACAACAAAAATCCCATCTCGATCATCGTTCCCTGTCATCGGGTGATCGGTGCCAACGGATCTTTGGTCGGCTATGGAGGCGGGCTTCACATCAAGGAGTACTTGCTGACACTGGAAGGATGGCTGAAACAGGAATCTCTCTGA
- the queG gene encoding tRNA epoxyqueuosine(34) reductase QueG translates to MQVTPERLKERLIDEAKRIGIDKIGFASADPFIELKERLKESREKGYASGFEEPDLDKRTRPELSLPGVKTIISVALAYPSKLKDPPKSERGAYRGIFCRASWGRDYHHVLRDKLNRLDGVLKEWVPHAGTAIMVDTGALSDRAVAVRAGIGWSGKNTSVITEEFGSWVYLGEMLTDVYIPPDEPVEDGCGDCDLCIRACPTGALVAPGQLNSQACIAFLTQTKGFVPDEYREKIGNRLYGCDTCQIVCPKNRKKHVDLHSEFRPDPELVKPLLKPLLDMSNREFKERFGEMAGSWRGKKPIQRNAILALAHFRDKSSVSTLIRLMREDPRPVIRGTAAWALGKIGGEGVRSALVEALRSETDEEVRKEIEKGIRLAGEAAG, encoded by the coding sequence ATGCAAGTGACACCGGAACGGTTGAAAGAGCGTTTGATCGACGAGGCCAAACGAATCGGCATTGACAAGATCGGCTTTGCTTCCGCGGATCCGTTCATCGAGCTGAAAGAGCGCCTGAAGGAAAGCCGGGAGAAGGGGTATGCATCCGGATTCGAGGAACCCGATCTTGACAAGCGGACACGACCGGAGCTGTCGCTGCCCGGAGTGAAAACCATCATCTCCGTTGCTCTGGCGTATCCGTCCAAGTTGAAAGATCCGCCCAAATCGGAGCGGGGTGCTTACCGTGGCATCTTCTGCCGGGCTTCTTGGGGGCGGGATTACCATCATGTGCTGAGGGACAAGCTGAACCGTCTGGACGGCGTGCTGAAAGAGTGGGTTCCCCATGCCGGGACGGCGATCATGGTGGACACCGGTGCCTTGTCGGATCGCGCGGTGGCCGTCCGCGCGGGAATCGGCTGGAGCGGGAAGAATACGTCCGTGATCACCGAGGAATTCGGATCATGGGTCTATCTCGGCGAAATGCTGACCGATGTATACATCCCGCCGGACGAGCCGGTTGAGGATGGATGCGGGGATTGTGACCTCTGCATCCGGGCTTGTCCCACCGGAGCACTCGTGGCTCCCGGTCAACTCAACAGCCAGGCTTGCATCGCCTTCCTGACGCAGACCAAGGGGTTCGTTCCCGATGAATACCGGGAGAAAATCGGCAACCGCCTGTACGGATGCGACACCTGTCAGATCGTCTGCCCGAAAAACCGGAAAAAACATGTGGATCTCCATTCGGAATTCCGTCCGGACCCCGAGCTGGTCAAACCCCTTCTGAAACCGCTGTTGGACATGTCCAACAGGGAATTCAAAGAGCGGTTCGGGGAGATGGCCGGTTCATGGCGGGGGAAGAAGCCCATCCAGCGCAACGCCATTCTCGCGTTGGCCCATTTCCGGGACAAATCGTCGGTGTCGACCCTGATCCGGCTGATGCGGGAAGACCCCCGTCCGGTGATCAGAGGCACCGCCGCATGGGCGCTCGGCAAGATCGGCGGGGAAGGAGTCCGGTCCGCGCTCGTGGAGGCCCTCCGGAGCGAAACCGATGAAGAAGTACGGAAGGAAATCGAAAAGGGAATCCGACTGGCGGGGGAAGCTGCGGGATGA